Proteins from a genomic interval of Poecile atricapillus isolate bPoeAtr1 chromosome 1, bPoeAtr1.hap1, whole genome shotgun sequence:
- the LOC131574668 gene encoding potassium channel subfamily K member 16-like isoform X3: MCSGKLQTALLVAGYFVYLLVGAAVFQALERTAERQEKMAAAQMKEAFLQNFTQLTVAEMEQFMKNLIEAIQNGVYPVGNESQFEESNWDFSNSFFFAGTVVSTIGYGTLHPKTVGGQIFCVFFALFGIPLNIVFLHRVGKMLSLLCKKLGKFLYEKGMRKKKIKFLTLLFFLATGILVFLCLPSVFFQITEGWSYSEGIYFAFITLSTIGFGDYVVGKQSDRKYFSYYRVLVAIWIIFGLAWIALLFNLLTTVLEDTEKIIVKDLQQIGKPSRW; encoded by the exons ATGTGCAGTGGCAAGCTGCAGACGGCTTTGCTGGTGGCCGGCTACTTTGTGTACCTGCTGGTGGGTGCTGCCGTGTTCCAGGCCCTGGAGAGGACCGCAGAGAGGCAGGAGAAAATGGCAGCTGCCCAGATGAAGGAGGCTTTTCTGCAGAACTTCACACAGCTCACGGTGGCAGAGATGGAGCAGTTCATGAAG AACCTGATTGAAGCCATTCAAAATGGAGTATACCCTGTTGGAAATGAGTCACAGTTTGAAGAAAGCAACTGGGATTTCAGCAACTCCTTCTTCTTTGCAGGCACAGTTGTCTCCACAATAG GCTATGGCACATTACATCCTAAAACTGTTGGGGGACAGATCTTCTGTGtgttttttgctctttttggAATCCCTCTGAACATTGTTTTTCTGCACCGTGTTGGTAAGATGCTCTCACTGCTCTGTAAAAAGCTGGGGAAATTCCTGTACGAGAAAGGAATGAGAAAG aagaagATCAAATTTCTGACCCTTTTGTTCTTCCTGGCCACGGGGATCCTGGTTTTTCTGTGCTTGCCTTCAGTCTTCTTCCAGATAACAGAGGGCTGGTCCTACAGCGAAGGGATTTACTTTGCATTTATCACCCTCAGCACCATTGGCTTTGGAGATTATGTAGTAG GCAAACAGTCTGACAGGAAATACTTTTCCTACTATCGAGTGCTTGTGGCcatttggattatttttggCCTTGCCTGGATTGCTCTGCTGTTTAATTTATTGACAACAGTATTAGaagatactgaaaaaataattgtcaAGGATCTCCAGCAAATTGGAAAG CCTTCACGTTGGTGA
- the LOC131574668 gene encoding potassium channel subfamily K member 16-like isoform X1: protein MCSGKLQTALLVAGYFVYLLVGAAVFQALERTAERQEKMAAAQMKEAFLQNFTQLTVAEMEQFMKNLIEAIQNGVYPVGNESQFEESNWDFSNSFFFAGTVVSTIGYGTLHPKTVGGQIFCVFFALFGIPLNIVFLHRVGKMLSLLCKKLGKFLYEKGMRKKKIKFLTLLFFLATGILVFLCLPSVFFQITEGWSYSEGIYFAFITLSTIGFGDYVVGKQSDRKYFSYYRVLVAIWIIFGLAWIALLFNLLTTVLEDTEKIIVKDLQQIGKVSKDNVGSQQRRCWPVQFIPEEELLPPRAGGDAQKMESLSADSEHTKNEKKVFSNSNTIALTC from the exons ATGTGCAGTGGCAAGCTGCAGACGGCTTTGCTGGTGGCCGGCTACTTTGTGTACCTGCTGGTGGGTGCTGCCGTGTTCCAGGCCCTGGAGAGGACCGCAGAGAGGCAGGAGAAAATGGCAGCTGCCCAGATGAAGGAGGCTTTTCTGCAGAACTTCACACAGCTCACGGTGGCAGAGATGGAGCAGTTCATGAAG AACCTGATTGAAGCCATTCAAAATGGAGTATACCCTGTTGGAAATGAGTCACAGTTTGAAGAAAGCAACTGGGATTTCAGCAACTCCTTCTTCTTTGCAGGCACAGTTGTCTCCACAATAG GCTATGGCACATTACATCCTAAAACTGTTGGGGGACAGATCTTCTGTGtgttttttgctctttttggAATCCCTCTGAACATTGTTTTTCTGCACCGTGTTGGTAAGATGCTCTCACTGCTCTGTAAAAAGCTGGGGAAATTCCTGTACGAGAAAGGAATGAGAAAG aagaagATCAAATTTCTGACCCTTTTGTTCTTCCTGGCCACGGGGATCCTGGTTTTTCTGTGCTTGCCTTCAGTCTTCTTCCAGATAACAGAGGGCTGGTCCTACAGCGAAGGGATTTACTTTGCATTTATCACCCTCAGCACCATTGGCTTTGGAGATTATGTAGTAG GCAAACAGTCTGACAGGAAATACTTTTCCTACTATCGAGTGCTTGTGGCcatttggattatttttggCCTTGCCTGGATTGCTCTGCTGTTTAATTTATTGACAACAGTATTAGaagatactgaaaaaataattgtcaAGGATCTCCAGCAAATTGGAAAGGTGAGTAAGGACAATGTGGGCAGCCAGCAAAGAAGATGCTGGCCTGTTCAATTTATTCCAGAAGAAGAACTGCTACCACCACGTGCTGGAGGGGATGCACAGAAAATGGAGTCATTATCAGCAGATTctgaacacacaaaaaatgaaaaaaaagtgttttctaatAGCAATACTATTGCCTTAACGTGTTGA
- the LOC131574668 gene encoding potassium channel subfamily K member 16-like isoform X2: MCSGKLQTALLVAGYFVYLLVGAAVFQALERTAERQEKMAAAQMKEAFLQNFTQLTVAEMEQFMKNLIEAIQNGVYPVGNESQFEESNWDFSNSFFFAGTVVSTIGYGTLHPKTVGGQIFCVFFALFGIPLNIVFLHRVGKMLSLLCKKLGKFLYEKGMRKKIKFLTLLFFLATGILVFLCLPSVFFQITEGWSYSEGIYFAFITLSTIGFGDYVVGKQSDRKYFSYYRVLVAIWIIFGLAWIALLFNLLTTVLEDTEKIIVKDLQQIGKVSKDNVGSQQRRCWPVQFIPEEELLPPRAGGDAQKMESLSADSEHTKNEKKVFSNSNTIALTC; this comes from the exons ATGTGCAGTGGCAAGCTGCAGACGGCTTTGCTGGTGGCCGGCTACTTTGTGTACCTGCTGGTGGGTGCTGCCGTGTTCCAGGCCCTGGAGAGGACCGCAGAGAGGCAGGAGAAAATGGCAGCTGCCCAGATGAAGGAGGCTTTTCTGCAGAACTTCACACAGCTCACGGTGGCAGAGATGGAGCAGTTCATGAAG AACCTGATTGAAGCCATTCAAAATGGAGTATACCCTGTTGGAAATGAGTCACAGTTTGAAGAAAGCAACTGGGATTTCAGCAACTCCTTCTTCTTTGCAGGCACAGTTGTCTCCACAATAG GCTATGGCACATTACATCCTAAAACTGTTGGGGGACAGATCTTCTGTGtgttttttgctctttttggAATCCCTCTGAACATTGTTTTTCTGCACCGTGTTGGTAAGATGCTCTCACTGCTCTGTAAAAAGCTGGGGAAATTCCTGTACGAGAAAGGAATGAGAAAG aagATCAAATTTCTGACCCTTTTGTTCTTCCTGGCCACGGGGATCCTGGTTTTTCTGTGCTTGCCTTCAGTCTTCTTCCAGATAACAGAGGGCTGGTCCTACAGCGAAGGGATTTACTTTGCATTTATCACCCTCAGCACCATTGGCTTTGGAGATTATGTAGTAG GCAAACAGTCTGACAGGAAATACTTTTCCTACTATCGAGTGCTTGTGGCcatttggattatttttggCCTTGCCTGGATTGCTCTGCTGTTTAATTTATTGACAACAGTATTAGaagatactgaaaaaataattgtcaAGGATCTCCAGCAAATTGGAAAGGTGAGTAAGGACAATGTGGGCAGCCAGCAAAGAAGATGCTGGCCTGTTCAATTTATTCCAGAAGAAGAACTGCTACCACCACGTGCTGGAGGGGATGCACAGAAAATGGAGTCATTATCAGCAGATTctgaacacacaaaaaatgaaaaaaaagtgttttctaatAGCAATACTATTGCCTTAACGTGTTGA